In Gossypium arboreum isolate Shixiya-1 chromosome 6, ASM2569848v2, whole genome shotgun sequence, the following are encoded in one genomic region:
- the LOC108474294 gene encoding integrin-linked protein kinase 1, producing the protein MENKAAVRFTLGKQSSMAPERDRGEADGKENEEGEEIDEGVRLMYLANEGDLDGIRELLDSGINVNFRDIDDRTALHIAACQGQTDVVSLLLQRGADVESTDRWGSTPLADAVYYKNHDVIKLLEKHGAKPFMAPMHVNHAREVPEYEIDPKELDFTNSVNITKGTFCIALWRGTQVAVKRVGDEVFTDEDKVRAFRDELALFQKIRHPNVVQFLGAVTQSSPMMIVTEYLPKGDLRAFLKRKGALKPITALRFALDIARGMNYLHENKPAPIIHRDLEPSNILRDDSGHLKVADFGVSKLLTVKEDKPLTCLDTSCRYIAPEVFKNDDYDTKVDVFSFALILQEMIEGYPPFSAKQDNEVPKVYAARERPPFKAPAKHYAHGLKELIEECWNEKPAKRPTFRQIITRLESIHNSFSHRKRWKVRPLKCFQNLEAMLKKDHSSPSSRSSSSRSTNSI; encoded by the exons ATGGAAAACAAAGCGGCGGTGAGGTTTACATTAGGGAAGCAATCGTCGATGGCGCCGGAGAGAGACAGAGGCGAAGCCGATGGGAAAGAGAACGAGGAAGGAGAGGAGATAGATGAAGGAGTTAGGTTGATGTACTTGGCCAACGAAGGTGATTTGGACGGCATTCGCGAGCTCTTGGACTCGGGGATCAATGTTAATTTCCGCGACATCGATGATCGGACGGCTCTCCATATTGCAGCTTGTCAAGGACAGACCGATGTCGTTTCCTTGCTCCTTCAGCGCGGCGCTGACGTCGAATCTACAGATCGATGGGGAAGCACT CCTTTGGCAGATGCTGTATATTATAAGAATCATGATGTGATTAAGCTTCTGGAGAAACATGGAGCTAAGCCTTTT ATGGCTCCAATGCATGTAAATCACGCGCGTGAAGTTCCAGAATATGAGATTGATCCAAAAGAACTTGATTTTACTAACAGCGTCAACATTACAAAG GGAACCTTCTGCATTGCATTATGGCGTGGAACTCAAGTTGCCGTGAAAAGGGTTGGAGATGAAGTTTTTACCGATGAGGATAAAGT GAGGGCATTTCGAGATGAGCTTGCATTATTTCAGAAAATTCGACATCCAAATGTAGTTCAATTTCTTGGTGCAGTAACTCAAAGTAGTCCTATGATGATTGTGACAGAATATTTACCCAAG GGAGATTTACGAGCCTTCTTGAAGAGAAAAGGAGCCTTGAAACCAATTACAGCTCTGAGATTTGCACTTGATATTGCAAG GGGAATGAATTATTTACATGAGAACAAACCGGCACCAATAATTCACCGTGATCTTGAGCCTTC AAACATTTTGAGGGATGATTCGGGACATCTGAAAGTTGCAGATTTTGGAGTTAGCAAGCTGCTAACCGTTAAAGAAGATAAACCTCTAACTTGTCTGGACACATCTT GCCGATATATTGCTCCAGAGGTGTTCAAGAATGATGATTATGATACCAAAGTAGACGTGTTTTCATTTGCTCTGATCTTACAGGAG ATGATTGAAGGCTACCCACCATTTTCTGCTAAGCAAGACAATGAAGTTCCTAAGGTATATGCAGCAAGGGAGCGTCCACCTTTCAAAGCTCCAGCTAAGCATTATGCCCATGGGCTCAAAGA GTTAATTGAGGAATGTTGGAATGAGAAACCTGCCAAGCGACCTACATTCAGACAGATTATAACCAGACTTGAATCTATTCACAACAGTTTCAGTCATAGAAAGCGTTGGAAG GTTAGACCACTAAAATGCTTTCAGAATCTGGAGGCAATGCTGAAGAAAGATCATTCTAGTCCAAGCAGCCGTAGCAGTTCATCTCGATCTACTAACAGCATATGA